CGGAATATAGGAAGAGGTATTGTCTACATCTGTTATATAATCTTGGCAATTACAAGTTTTTGAAATACTAAAATCACTGCCATCAATAATTAAGGATTTTTTTGGAAAATCTATAATCAATTTACCGGTGTGTTTATCAAAGGTTAATTGCCAATTGTGATAAGAACCATCTAAAGAAATTAAAGATTTGGTTAACTCAAGCGATAAATCATTGGCATTAAATGCATACAAATACAATTCGCTATTTTGCTCAGTATGGTTAAAACCTAGTGCTACGTACCTGTTATTAGTAGAATCAAAAACAAAATCGTAGTAAAAGTCTTGTCCGAATTTAACACCAACGGGAAATCTTTTTATTATTTCGCCGTTTATATCGATGTCGCCAGATTGATAAAAAGTTCTAAATAGATGGGTATAGGTGTTGGCCGAAAATCTTGAGCCAAAAACAATGGGGTAATCGATAATAAAATCTCCTCCTAGCGGACTTAAAGGTTCTGAGTGCTTATAATAGCCAAATTCGTAATTGTAATGTTCAAAATTATTGTAAAGAGGGTGTTTTGAATAGTTTACTTTTAGTTTATTAAATCCAACATACGATTCTAAAATGGTAATGGGTTCGGTATTTAAAGTTAACACATTGCTTAATGTGCTTTCTTCTTCGGTTTTTAATTCAATTTTATATTCTAAAACAGATCCTGTACTAAAATTATCATTAAAAACTTGTGATTTTAAGGTTTCGTTAGATAGCGTAATTTGCTTAACACCACGTGATCCATGAACAATTAATGTCGCCCAATTAAAATTAAAATGTTTAATGGGGTTCCAATGAAGATAAATACTTCCCTCTACAACTTCAACCTTTGTCAAAACAACACGTTCCAACGGATAATCTTCTGGAATAACTTCCGCATCATCTTTAGAACAACCAATCAACATAAATAAGGTTAGGAAAAGGTAAAATTGGTATAATATTCGCATATTAGATTCTATATTTTTTTGTTGGTTTAAGGTCCACAAAGTAAAGAAAAAAGAAATTTAAGCATTTTATCTATTAAAACACAATTTAGAATTTTTCTTACCAAGAATAAACTGTTTCCTCTAAAATTTAGCAACGCGTTTTTAACAATACAGGAGTAATTCATCAATGGACGCTTAACAAAAATTATTAACCCACCACAACAAGCCCAACAAATTAGCGGATATTTTGAAAAACCCAGATTTAATTTATCCCGATCAAGAGTTGATTATTCCGAATTTATAGAATACCATTTTAAAAGAAACTGAAAGGCGAAACTCTTGTTACGGTTTCGCTTTTTTTGTTTGGCTATATATATGTCGTCATTACGAGGGAAGTATGACTGAAGTAATCAGTTTTAATCAAGTTCTAATTTATAAGATTGCTTCGTGCCTCGCAATGACAGTGTCCTATATTATTCAAACAAATTGATGATAAATGCAATTAAGCTATACTTCCAAAAGTATTAAAAGCCCTATTAAATACATTTTATATTGACGAAAACCCCACGCCGTGAACCCTCCTCTATCCAATTGAAATCCATCCTTTAAATAAGCTCTACTTATAATTTGCTTTTTCGATGGACTAGTTATTTCTGTTTTCTTGTTATTTGGAACCACAATACTTCAACATCTTTACTTGAAAAAGGTATACAAACCTCAGTTTTATACTTTTCTAAGCTTTTGGCTCCTTGGCTAGGTTTCCATCCTCCATAATATTTGGAGAAACGATTTGTACAGTTAAAACACCACTTGTGATTTTCATTATCAATTACAGTCAAGTACCTATATTTAAGATAATATTTTGTTTACTCGTTAAACATAATAGTTTTTATTTGAAGGTTTGGAGTTTGGTTAGTGCAAGCTATTTAACTAGGTGCATTTATATGAATTTTCTTAACACATTAATGCCAAACAATTATTTTTACATGGTGCTATATATAGCTTGTTTTTATTACTTCATACTACTGATTTATTTTTTAATAAATTTTACATTAAAACCTCCTATTGAAATAATATAGATGCCTTGAGGTAAGGAAGAAACATCAATTGTCTGGTTTTCCAATATCCCATGTTTTATTGTTTGTCCCATAATATTATTTATCTGATAATGTGAATTAAGGTTGTATTCTGATTGAATTGTAAGTACATTTATAGCTGGATTTGGATAAATTAAGAATGCACCTATTGAAGGGTTTAAAACACCTAAAGTTTCCGGATTTATTTTGCCCACAAACATTTTATACGTTTCAGATGACCAAGTCACATTGCCCAATATAAAACTATTTTTAAAGTAACCAGCAGTGTATAAAGTTCCATTTCCTGAAGAAATATCCTTGAATGAATTAAATCCAGTATTTTCTGGTGCAATAGCTCCAACAGGAGATCCATCGAGTAAATATTTGGCCAAAAAACCATTTTCATTATTTATTGGAGTCGTGCCAATTTCATTGATTAGAGTTATAGTTCCAATGGTCAGCATTGGAGAGTTGAATTCTCCTGCAACATATAATGCCTTATCATTTATGGTTAAACAATTTCCTGTATCATTATACATGCCTCCGATTTTTTTAGCCCAAATAACTGTGCCATTGTCTTCGATTTTTGTCAAAAAAATATCTGAATATCCAGATGTTGAAAGTTAGGTGCTTCCTAAAAGGAGATCCGTTTGTCCAAACCCCCCGAGTAGATATAATTTATCATTGTAATCAATTTTCAGGTCTTTAGGGTAAACATATCCAGTATCTCCAAATTGAGTTACAAACTGGGGCTGACCATCAGAATTAAATTTTGTAAGGAATGTTCTGATTCCAGAATTAGTGTTAGAAACACCCGTTGAATCAAAAGATATACTAGAATTAAAAGGGCCACTTAAGTAAACATTTCCAGATGTATCAACATCTATAGTACTTTCCCAACCAGGACTTCCTATAGTTGCAGAAGTATGCCCATTTTTAGCCCATTGTAGAATTCCTTCCGAATTGAATTTGGCAACAAAATAATTATTGGGGCCAGTGTTTGGTAACGTTAATGAATCATTTATAATAAAATCACCTTGC
This genomic stretch from Flavobacteriaceae bacterium GSB9 harbors:
- a CDS encoding T9SS type A sorting domain-containing protein, translated to MTKIEDNGTVIWAKKIGGMYNDTGNCLTINDKALYVAGEFNSPMLTIGTITLINEIGTTPINNENGFLAKYLLDGSPVGAIAPENTGFNSFKDISSGNGTLYTAGYFKNSFILGNVTWSSETYKMFVGKINPETLGVLNPSIGAFLIYPNPAINVLTIQSEYNLNSHYQINNIMGQTIKHGILENQTIDVSSLPQGIYIISIGGFNVKFIKK